In Cryptococcus neoformans var. neoformans B-3501A chromosome 11, whole genome shotgun sequence, the genomic window TATAAGATCTCTATCGAAGCCAGTGTAGCTGAGACAAGAATTCAGTGAAAGGACGACCACATATTGAAAGACCAAAACTCACTACGGAGCTGCGAGGAGAACAGCTTCATTTTCGTCCAAAATAGTGTGGAAGAGCTGGTCAAGGACCGCAGAGCAGCCCACACCTTGAAAATAATAACTCTGTCAGTGACGGTTTGATATTTGGGCATGCGGTGTGGCCAATACTCACCTGTGATGATTTGCTCTGGCAAAACCTTTTCGGCCGGATTGAACCATTCGTTGAAGAACGCACTCAAAGCTTTATTAATCCTTCGACTACCCCATAGTGAATCCCCATAAGATAGGTCTAGGGGAGTTATGTTACTGTGAAGTGCGGAAGAAAAAAGCTAGAAAGGCACACTGAAAGTCAGTCATACGTGGGTGActgatgagatgatggattaagaagaggaagttcGCACGGACCTCCATGCATTGTTGTTGCATCAAAAAGTTCTCGGCCACACCCAAAGAAACGATACCTTTCGGGTTAAACCTGCAGTCGTACTCTGCAAGTCGCCGTGCCGTCAGCTGCCGAATAAAGGCGGTAGCCGGCATGCAACTCACGGTCTTGGAACAAGCAGCTGAACCGGTCAATCAGAGGACCCGCATCAGGACCTTGGGTCGCTCTGTCACTCAATTTCGGCCCAGGGTAGCACTTTGTTTGAACGCCTGTATGGTTGTCGTGCGCAGAGCCAACGACCTCTGCGCTCTCATCTTTGAGCGGAAGTGATGGGATGGTCAAAGTACCAAAGCAGGACATCAGAGTATCGCCGCTCCCGTCATTGTCCGTAGCTGTTGACCTCCTGACACTGCCGATATCGCCAACTTGGTTAGCTCCATTGTCTTCCAGTTGACGGAGGGGCAAGCGAAAGGGTGCCGGGAGGCCGCAAGGCGGCTGGAGAGAGTAGCGAGGGGATGTGTTGTCTGGAACTGGCATTGTTCGTGGTTTGTGGTTGCGGGAACGCGTTTCCAGTACTGATGAAAGAACGCATATATATAGAAATCGGTGGGTATCAGTTATCGGTTCATGTGACCAAACAGTCAGAGAATCAATTCCGAATTATCACTTCTGCCTCGGAGATCTCTTTCAACATCCCTGTCCTTATCTATTTACGCCACACGGTCTTTCCGAGGCTTATATTTTACATATTTCTGGAATATTCATATTTTTCGTTTGCTTCCCGATGGCCATCTCCATCGAACTAACTTTCGGCAATTTCATCTAAATTCTAACTTCCTCTCGTCCCTATCTGACCTTTGTCACTTCTCTCCGATAACTTCCGCACCAGATCTCAGATCCTACGTAGAGCGCGTGACATATCCATGACAATGAACCACATACATAACTAAGAGGCATATGAATATCCTACAACCATCATCTCAGGCCTCAGGCTAATACACTCAAAGTTATCTATCCAGTCAACAGCTACAGCAGAATACATGCAGCTTTTGTTTTTATAGctctccaccacccatAACCTTGAACGCCAAGTAACCCACACCCGCCAGCCCAACACCGAGACCTAGAGCTCGGATGATCAGAGTCACAACCAAGGCTTGTCTTACGGCCGTGTAAAAGGTAGCAAGTGCCTGACCAGACCAATTGATACGCCTGTCAGCTGCACGAGAGGGGCCAATGGCTGACAATTCCCAGGATTTCAGCACTTGTCGGTACCGACGAGAGAAGACCCTGATAAATACTAGTGAGCGGAGGCTAGACGAGCAGACCAAGCTACGCACCATATCCAAAAATTGACATCGGGATATGTGAATCTCGGGAATACCGCACTACTATTCTGTCAGCCTGATGGAAACTGGGCATCTTCGAACAACTAACGTCATATAAGGTCCTACacctcttcgtcttctacCTTGCGCCGCTTTCTCAATTGCCctgtccttctcttcttccgccaaTGCTTTCCTCGCAGCCTCCCACTGGTCCTCAAAAGTACTGTGAGTGGTCACAGGAGTGCGAGGGGCCAGTTGAGGCTTGTATTCCATAACAGGAGTACTGGGTTGTGAGGTTGAAAGGTTCTGGCCTTCTGCTAATAGCTTGGAGGGTGCAGACGGATGATGAGAGATAAGATCCCTAGGGGAAGAGTGATTATCAGTGATTTACAGAATGATATAGAGCAGGATCAGCTTACAGGGTCATTCCCAAAGTCAAGCCCCAAAGCCTCAAAAATCGACTGCCATCCGCTGCATCGGTCCAGCTACCACTTCCTTCCAACGTTTCATCAAAATCCAAGGGATCAAAATTTTCAGCTGTTACGGCCGGCTCATCAGGAAGAAGCAAACAGCCAAATCTTTGACGCTTTCATCAGTGCTATAACATGTGATATGGAAAGACACAACCTACTTCATTTTGCCTATGAGATTTCTCAAGCACCATCTTACAAATTTGTTTCGGGGACTCAACCGCGTGCTGACATCAATTTCGACGTGCGACCAACGAGAAGGTGAAAAGGGAGGCGTAAGTAGAGAAAGAGGCACCCAGTGGACAGACGAGATTTCGGCCTTTCCAGATGTCAGTACATGATCGGAGACGCATTTGAGGAACTTACCGCCTGTAACTCTGGAGTCGGACTTATTGGCGTAGTTTGGATGAATACTGTCCACCTAATCAGTCCTGTTCTAGATGCAGCACATCAAACGTACCAAAGGGACTGAGGATCATCAACAGCCTTTTCCCTAAGCTTGTGGTCACCTCTCTCTCGTCTAACCGCCCTACATTCAGGAATTCTTTCTCAGCCAAATCTATtccaatctcttcccaGGTCTCTCTCAATGCGGTGTAATAGGCCGACTGATCGTCTGGTTCTTGACGGCCGCCGGGGAAGGCGATATGAGAAGCCCAACGGTGATGGGCTCCAGGAGGAGgtaaagaagagggagaggcaCGGCGAATGAACAGAATCTCTGGAACAGTATTAGGGTGATTCACCCAGGCTGTACCATAGCGTCAGATGGTTACTCATTCGTGCCTCTCACGATGATCACTTACACAACTTCATAAAATCTTCCAGTTCAAGCCCTTCTCCCCAATCTTCCCTCGAAACAACATCTCCTGTCCATCCTTCTGGCTCATGTCCTTCAAAAACCAGCTCTTCAGCAGGTCTCAGGCGTATGATGATAGCTACAGATGCACGACGTGGCTGGGTCGGAGGGGACTGGATGAGGCGAGTAGGCAAGGCGCGGAGAGAGTGGATAAGAGACAAGAGCGCGGTTGATGGCGTTGCTGTAGGAGGCGAGGCTACCATGTTGCCGATATGTCTATGTCAGTTTGTTGATATCTTAAGAGAGGGGCGGTATATAAATCAAGGTATCCGCCCGAAAAACATACGAGGATAGAGGATATACGGACTACTTATCCGCTCAACGAATACGCACCTTTTGGGGAAATACACCACACCTCCACCGGCCTCGGTCGCTAACCGGTTACCTTGGTGTTACGTAATTGACCTAAGGCAGTTGCATCTTCTCACACGACCTACTATTTATACTCTACGTATTAGCACGACGCGCCACCGCCCGACGGAAAACAGACGGTAAACCTAATTATATTAAAACTAGATCCACAACTTTATTAAGTACGACGGATGATGACCCATAACAGGTAACTAATAGGGGCATTTAACGGCGTGGCCTTGATTTTCCCAGTCATCCGGCTGCCATCATGCAAGAGCTTCGACAGcgcctcctcttctcgatctctcatcaacaacaacgaatGACTCGCTCCATGAACTCAAGGATACGAATATCCCCTTGGTGTATATCTCCCAGCAAAGATCAAACAAATCTTGTCGATGGGGAGCACATAAGGGGCTAGCTGTATTGCAGACGAAGAGAGGAATATCTACCGCTATCATATTTAAAAGTATCATGCAATTAGTGTGGTGTCACGTATCGTAGAATTTCAGAATTTAAGATCCTACTTACCTACGCAGATACCGCGACAATGCAAAAGACCAATCTGTATTCATACTCGTAGAAGTAGACCCAATAAATATACACGATCACTCAATTCTCCTTACACGAACGCATTTACATCTAATAGTCATCGTCCTCACCTCCATCCATGCTTTCGTCCCCATCCATCGCGGCctctatcttcttcttccccatcgATATCCTTATTTTGGGAGCAGTCGTTTTATCGCCAACAGGCTTGAACATTGGTGTACTGCTACCGCTTGCCCCTGCCGATGTTTCACCAACACTGTTCTCAGCCCCAGCGGCTTGCGAAGCCAAAAACTGTGGCACCTCATCGTCCCACATCTTATCGAACGCCTCCTGCATATCCTCCGCAGCATTGAATACCCAAGACCCTTCTTGATTATAGGTCCGCGCATTATTccaaaggagatgaagatcgTTGCGGAAGGAGGCAAGATTGTAGGAGGGTTTACCAATCTTGGCTTTGATTTGTGACATGGCGATAGGTTGGGCAATAATTCTATAGTAATCAGGATAATCCtgtgaaaaaaaaaagaaaaaagtcAGATGGAGCTAATCGCACCAGAAAAGGAACACGCTCACCTTGCGATTCACCGGAACCAAGAAGAATTGGTTGAGATCCTCTCCTAAATCTGACTTGAGCTTATTCACTTCAATGAACAGCTTGGTCATCAACTGCACTTCAGGCCCTTgcaccttctccatctttcttttctttgtAGGAACCTCGTCCCCCGTCACAGATGGCGTCACGGAGCTACTtggtcttcctctcttcttcttgatagGCTCAACCACTTCCTTGGTGGCGACGACATCCAACGGTCTGCCCTCCGCCTCGGCTTGAACAAGTACCtcattcatcctcttcctctcagccttcttctcggccctctttctctttctatCCGCCGCATCTtcgacatcatcatccgagtTCTCCAATGCAGCAATGAACTGGTCATCCGTAAGGCCATCGGTGTAGCGTACTTCGCCCTTATTTCGACGGCCACgtccttgttcttcttcattggCAAGTTCCTCAGCCAGTTCTTGACCAATGTCGCGTCGGTAGAATGGTGGAAGCTCAGACTCTTGCATaagagggggaggaagTTCGCCCTTGCTGCCAGAGGCGCGCCATTCAGCAATTTTACGCTCCTTGCGCTCGTTATCCATTGCTGTAAATATACCGAGCTCATTATCTCCACGCGCAAGAAGCTCGTTGAGCTCATCGTCGTCAAGCTCGTTGGTCTCTTCGTTGTCCTCCTCAGCACTGGTCTCGAAAGCTTTTTGAAGAAGCGCTTCGTACTCTGCACCAGTAGTAACCTCGTCGAATTTACCGGCTTGAATGACTTTACCGTCAATCTCCAACTTTCTCTGAGCTCTGGCGAGGACCAACTCCTCGACAGTTCCAGACGAGATTAACCTTAAAACCCTaacttccttcttttggCCAATTCGATGGGCTCGATCTTGCGCTTGCAAATCAGCGTGGGGGTTCCAGTCAGTGTCGTAGATAATGACCGTATCGGCTGATTGAAGATTAAGACCGAGACCACCCGCACGAGTGGAAAGAATGAAGACTTGATATGGAGAATTGGGGTCATTAAAAGTTGAAAGAAGGGTTTGACGGTCTTCGGCCTTGGTGGAACCATCGAGACGGCAGTATTTCCAGCCTCTGAAATCAAAGAAGTCGGAGACGATCGTCATGATTTCCGTcatttggaagaagattaaAACCTAAAGTACTTCACTTAGCCCACAAGTCTCTCAATTATCCATCGTATCACATACCTTGTGACCCGTCTTGAACAGTTTGGGAAGGATCCTGTCTAACAATTCAAACTTTCCCGCTACTCGAATGATTTGTTCATCTGTCGTGTTGCCAACAGTGAAATCTTCGTCGACCTCACGAAAGACGTATGGGTGGTTACAAATCTTTCTGAGCTGCATAAGGGCGTTTTGCAGGTTTTGTCGTTTTTGAGGTTTCCTGCAATCTTGTTAGAGCTCTGTAGCCCTTTTACAatcaaaagaaaaaagtaCTTACGCGACAGACATATCCGTAGGCAATGTCTTGTACTTTTGTACACTCTCATACAGCTTCCATTGCAAGGCACTCATCTTGGTGTAGAtgaccttctccaccttaTCCGGCAACTCAGATTCGacgtccttcttcaatcttcgCAATAAGAACGGGCGAAGAACCTTGTGCAGACGCTTAACGACGAGcaaagcttcttcttcgttcatctccatcttttcacCACCAGTGTTGGCAAAGGGAGCGTTGAACCATTCATCGAAAGATTTGACGGAATTGAAAATCTTTGGCAAGACAAAGTTGAGCAAAGCCCACAATTCCGGAAGATTGTTCTAATGGCTTGTGAGAGGATGATCATCTACGCAGCATGGAATATACTCACCTGAAGAGGGGTACCGGTCAAAATCAACCGATATCTTGAAGAATAATATTCATTTAATGTTTGGCTCAGTTTACTCTTGACATTCTTCATCCTATGACCTTCGTCGATGATCATGTGAATCCACTTGATCCTGCTCAAAAGCGGTCGCTCCTTGATAATGTATTCGTACGTCGTGAGACACACCTGGAAGTCGATGGCACGCAAGCGAGGGTAGGCCTCTCGACGGACAGCAGGAGATCCCTTGAGGATAAGAGTACGAACGGCAGGAGCCCAGCGCTCAAATTCCATGGTCCAGTTGGTAAGGGTAGAAAGTGGAACGATGACAAGGAAGGGACCTGGttgcttctttttttcgatgAGATAAGTGATGAGCGATATTGTTTGAATAGTTTTACCGAGACCCTGTGGTGCAAGTCAGCACGACGTTGTCTTACTAGAGATGATAAACCTACCATTTCATCGGCAAGAATGCCGTTCAACCTGTTGTTGTACAAACTGATCATCCACTGCAAACCCTTGACCTGGTAGTCCTTCAGAGTACCACCACTCAAGATACTCGCTTGCTTCGTGACCTTTTCTTGAATCTTGTGCGCAACGGCATAGTAATCCACCTTGCCGGCCCTTCGCTCTGCTCCAGATTCCTCACCATCCTGTCTCTTCGCACCAAACATCTCTTCACTAGCGacaccctcttcttgctcaaaGGGCACGGCCATAATAGCATCGCGATGGACATCGTCATTTTGTTGTTCAACAACGGCGGCAGCAAGGGTCTCGAGATACTGGTCGGTCTGGTCCATAAGGTGGGAGATACGCGAGTCTTTGGCTTCACCAAGCAAAGCAAGGTACgcctcttcgtcatcgTTTCTCAAGGCCTTCAAACGCTCCTTGGCAATTCTCTCGATCCTCTTCtgttcttccctctccgtCTCAGCATGCAACTTCATCATCGCTCTACCCAGTCGCTTCATCTTATCAGCCCCTTGACCTCTCGCTGTGCTGACGCCCGCACCGATGAGAGCTTGACCGTGCTCGCAGATAGAGTTAATATAAGCAAGGTGACGTTGCTTGCCCCTTTGCTCACGTTCAGTACGTTGTCGACGTTCAGCGGTTTCTGTCGCTCGTGCATCACGGAGGGTGTGTGTTCGGAAGCGTCGGAACTGGGAACGGTCGGCAGGGATCTGGGAAGCACCATGCATGGCGCGGACTACATCTTCTCTCAAGAGTCGTTGCTTGCCTAGAAGACGAAGGCCCATAAGCTCAATACGTGCTCGCACACCCATAGGAGTTCCGGGCTTCTCAGATTCAATGACGTTGGGCACATCGCCAGCTCCTGGCTGTCCGAGACCAGCTGTAGAATCCATGTTCTCAAgctctttcatcctccacgcCATGCGAGTTTCGATAAATCTGTTTCGTTCTTCCATAAGGAGATACGGGTCAAGACCGCGAGGCATGATAGAAGGCGTTATAAGTCGCTGACGTTTGTGGAGAGGATTGatgacttcttcatcaaacttGCGCTTGGAGTAGAAGGACGGGTCGGTATAGGCATTGTAAGGGTAGATGATGGAGGTTTCGTCAAATTCCATTGCGTAcggaggttgagaaggcCCATCTGGAGGAGCCGCACCATCAGGTCCTTCAGAAGTCTTGTCCtgctgttcttctttttctcttgctTTTTTCGCTTCAATACTGTCCTCCACAACAGCTTCAACAGTCTTATCTGCCACCTTGCCCTGGATGCCGTTCAATCCCGTTGGTACAGGTGGTTGACCGCCAATTCCTGGTGGGGGCGTTCCTTGAGCCGCCGCAAGCAGATACGAAGGAACCGGCTGGCCTCTGGAGAGATGTTGATAGGCAGCTGCCTGAGTACGGAGCTGAGCGATTTGGGTAGGGTTCATAGAGACATGGGCTGGATTTGAAGGGCCAGCTTGGCCGTTGGTGCTAGCTGCTGTGGACGTATCGGCTGGACCGTCAGGCTTGTTGGCCGCCGCAGCTCTTTCTTGTTCCAGTTGCATAGCCCGGGCGTACATATCGAGAATCATCTTGAGTTTTGCAAGCTCTGTTGACGACTCTTTTGAACTTCCGGCCGATTGCAGTTCG contains:
- a CDS encoding hypothetical protein (Match to ESTs gb|CF194901.1|CF194901, gb|CF186588.1|CF186588, gb|CF186048.1|CF186048; HMMPfam hit to NUDIX, NUDIX domain, score: 42.2, E(): 1.4e-09); its protein translation is MVASPPTATPSTALLSLIHSLRALPTRLIQSPPTQPRRASVAIIIRLRPAEELVFEGHEPEGWTGDVVSREDWGEGLELEDFMKLSWVNHPNTVPEILFIRRASPSSLPPPGAHHRWASHIAFPGGRQEPDDQSAYYTALRETWEEIGIDLAEKEFLNVGRLDEREVTTSLGKRLLMILSPFVFIQTTPISPTPELQAAEISSVHWVPLSLLTPPFSPSRWSHVEIDVSTRLSPRNKFVRWCLRNLIGKMKFGCLLLPDEPAVTAENFDPLDFDETLEGSGSWTDAADGSRFLRLWGLTLGMTLDLISHHPSAPSKLLAEGQNLSTSQPSTPVMEYKPQLAPRTPVTTHSTFEDQWEAARKALAEEEKDRAIEKAAQGRRRRGVGPYMTAVFPRFTYPDVNFWIWVFSRRYRQVLKSWELSAIGPSRAADRRINWSGQALATFYTAVRQALVVTLIIRALGLGVGLAGVGYLAFKVMGGGEL
- a CDS encoding hypothetical protein (HMMPfam hit to Bromodomain, Bromodomain, score: 74.7, E(): 2.4e-19; HMMPfam hit to Helicase_C, Helicase conserved C-terminal domain, score: 103.1, E(): 6.6e-28; HMMPfam hit to SNF2_N, SNF2 family N-terminal domain, score: 473.8, E(): 1.7e-139) yields the protein MSDSQPQQPRPAPLVIDDERKLEMFKNMDPGRIANIRKRITELQSAGSSKESSTELAKLKMILDMYARAMQLEQERAAAANKPDGPADTSTAASTNGQAGPSNPAHVSMNPTQIAQLRTQAAAYQHLSRGQPVPSYLLAAAQGTPPPGIGGQPPVPTGLNGIQGKVADKTVEAVVEDSIEAKKAREKEEQQDKTSEGPDGAAPPDGPSQPPYAMEFDETSIIYPYNAYTDPSFYSKRKFDEEVINPLHKRQRLITPSIMPRGLDPYLLMEERNRFIETRMAWRMKELENMDSTAGLGQPGAGDVPNVIESEKPGTPMGVRARIELMGLRLLGKQRLLREDVVRAMHGASQIPADRSQFRRFRTHTLRDARATETAERRQRTEPLIGAGVSTARGQGADKMKRLGRAMMKLHAETEREEQKRIERIAKERLKALRNDDEEAYLALLGEAKDSRISHLMDQTDQYLETLAAAVVEQQNDDVHRDAIMAVPFEQEEGVASEEMFGAKRQDGEESGAERRAGKVDYYAVAHKIQEKVTKQASILSGGTLKDYQVKGLQWMISLYNNRLNGILADEMGLGKTIQTISLITYLIEKKKQPGPFLVIVPLSTLTNWTMEFERWAPAVRTLILKGSPAVRREAYPRLRAIDFQVCLTTYEYIIKERPLLSRIKWIHMIIDEGHRMKNVKSKLSQTLNEYYSSRYRLILTGTPLQNNLPELWALLNFVLPKIFNSVKSFDEWFNAPFANTGGEKMEMNEEEALLVVKRLHKVLRPFLLRRLKKDVESELPDKVEKVIYTKMSALQWKLYESVQKYKTLPTDMSVAKPQKRQNLQNALMQLRKICNHPYVFREVDEDFTVGNTTDEQIIRVAGKFELLDRILPKLFKTGHKVLIFFQMTEIMTIVSDFFDFRGWKYCRLDGSTKAEDRQTLLSTFNDPNSPYQVFILSTRAGGLGLNLQSADTVIIYDTDWNPHADLQAQDRAHRIGQKKEVRVLRLISSGTVEELVLARAQRKLEIDGKVIQAGKFDEVTTGAEYEALLQKAFETSAEEDNEETNELDDDELNELLARGDNELGIFTAMDNERKERKIAEWRASGSKGELPPPLMQESELPPFYRRDIGQELAEELANEEEQGRGRRNKGEVRYTDGLTDDQFIAALENSDDDVEDAADRKRKRAEKKAERKRMNEVLVQAEAEGRPLDVVATKEVVEPIKKKRGRPSSSVTPSVTGDEVPTKKRKMEKVQGPEVQLMTKLFIEVNKLKSDLGEDLNQFFLVPVNRKDYPDYYRIIAQPIAMSQIKAKIGKPSYNLASFRNDLHLLWNNARTYNQEGSWVFNAAEDMQEAFDKMWDDEVPQFLASQAAGAENSVGETSAGASGSSTPMFKPVGDKTTAPKIRISMGKKKIEAAMDGDESMDGGEDDDY